TCCGCGCCGCCCACTTCGTCGGCCCCGTCGCCTCCATCCGCTCCGCGGTACTGCGTGGCGACGACCACGAAGCCCGCGTCCGTGAAGTCCTGCATCTGCACGAGCCCGAAGGTGCCGATGCGGCCGTAGTCCGCGTTGCCGCCGCGCAGCCACAGCAGCACCGGGTGGGGCCCCTGCGAGGCTTGGGGCGGCCGCAGCACGAAGCCTCTGACCCGCAGCGCGCCCACCCGGTAGAGCACGCGCTCGCAGCGCCCCTCGCGGGCCGCGGCCTGCAGGCGCGTGAAGTCCGCGGGTGGGAAGAGGCTCTCCACCGGGCGCGCGGCGAGCTCCGCCTGGAGGCCGGCCTGCTCCAGGTCCTCCTGCAGGTAGTCCCGCATCTCCGCATCGAAGGCAGCGCGGTCCTGCGGGACGGGGCAGGGCTCGCGGGCGACCACGTCCCCGTCGGAGGCCTCCTTCGGAGCGGAAGGAGCTGCCGGCGTGGAGGCGCAGCCGCAGAGCACGAGGAGCAGGGTCACCGCAGGCAGGGCAGAACGCATGCGCCGAAGGTAGCAGCGCCTGTGCGCCGCCCGAGCTGCCCCGCGGTCCGAGCGGGGGGACGTATGCTCCGGGGACCACGGTCCGAGCTGCGCGCTCAGAAGGAGTTGCGCAGCTCGCCCGCGCGCAGGCGCCGCACCAGCTGGTGGTAGTGGAAGTGGCAGGCGCACTTGACCACGAAGAGCAGGAGCAGCTCGGGCTCGGGGCGCTGCGCCCAGGCGCGGGAGAGCCTGCGCGTGTACTCACGCCGCAGCGCGGGGTCCGGCAGCCGCGCGAGCAGGCGCGCCGCGAGCACCAGCGCCGTCGCGAGATCCCGGGCCTGGCTCGCGCGCCGCCGCCACGGGTGCGTCTGCCAGTAGCGTGCGCGCCCGCGTCCGTAGTCCAGTCTTCCCTCGAGGAACAGCGCCTCCACCCGCTCGAAGTAGGCCTCGGGCTGGTAGAGCGCCTCCATCAGCCCGATGTAGCCGTCGCGCAGCGCCTCGCGGCTCATGCGCAGCGGGATGACGTTGGTGCCGTAGGCGGGCCGCTCCGCCAGGTCCAGCCTCCCTTCGCGCGCGAGCCGCGCGTGCAGCGGCGTCTTGGGGATGGCGGAGAGCATGCCCGCCATCACGTGCGCGATGCGCGCCTCGCGGGCGAACGCGACCTGGCGGGCGAAGACCTCGGGCGTGTCCGCGTCGAAGCCCACGATCATCCCCGCCCACACCTCGAGCCCCGCGTCCTGGATGGCCCGCACGCGCGAGAGCAGGGTGCCTGCGCGCGGGCGCACGTTCTGCAGCTTCTTCGCCTCGAGCAGCGCCGCCTCGTCCGGGCTCTCCACGCCCACGAAGACGCTCACCACGTTGGCCTCCACCATGCGGGCCATCAGGTCCGCGTCCTCGGCGAGGTCCAGCGAGGCCTCGGTGAAGAGGACGAGCGGGTAGCCGCGCTCGCGCTGCCACGCGGCGACCGCGTCCAGCAGCGGGCGCACCGCACGCTTGTTGCCCACGAGGTTGTCGTCCACCACGAACACGTGGCGCACCCCGCGCGCGCGCAGGGCCTCGAGCTCCGCCACCACCTGCCCGGGCAGCTTGAGGCGGGGCTTGCGGCCGAAGGTCACGATGATGTCGCAGAACTCGCACTGGAAGGGGCAGCCGCGCGTGAACTGCAGCGAGCCGAAGAGGTAGGGGCGAAGGTCCAGCAGGTCGTAGCGTGGGGTGGGCAGGCGGGTGAGGTCCGTGCGCTCGAGCTGCTGGTAGCGCGCGGAGTGGCGCCCCTCGGCCCACTCCGCGAGGAAGCGCGGCCAGGTCCCCTCCGCCTCGCCCACGAAGACCACGTCCGCGAGGCCCTGGAAGTCCTCCTCGTGCACCGAGGCCCAGGGCCCGCCCACCACCGTGAACGCACCGCGCGCCTTGAGCGCCGCGAGCAGCTCGCGCATCCGCTCGCGCTGCACCACCATCCCCGTCAGGCCCACGATGTCCGCGCGCGCCAGCGCGTCCAGATCCAGCGGAGTGACGTTCTCGTCCAGGATGCGCACCCGGTGGGGGGCGGGGGTGAGCGCAGCGAGCAGCGGCAGCGCGGCCACCGGCATGCTCGCGCGCTTGCCCAGCAGCGGCAGCACGTGCTCCATGCCCCAGAAGGACGGCTCGAAGCGCGGGTTGACCAGGACGATGTCGGCCATGGCAGGCCTCCTGCCCGGAGCGTGGGTGCGCCCCTGGCCCGCGCGCCATTGCCCTGCGCGGCGGGCCCCGCCCGCTCGCCCTGCGGCCCGCCAGTCAGCGCGCTGCGCTCGTGGGGACGGGGACCGTGAGCTTCACCGGCGCGGGCCTCGCGTCGATGCGGACGTGCTCGGGCAGCGCAGCGTCGCGGTAGGCCGTGCGCGTCGCCATGTCCACGGGCTCGTTTCCGCGCAGCGCCTTGAGCGCGTAGAAGCCGTTCATGCAGGCGCTCATCAGCTGTGCGCCGGCGCGCAGCCTCCCCAGCCGCTTCGCGACCCGCGCTGCGGAGGCGCGCAGGGAGAACGCCCTGCGCCAGAGCTGGCGGTGCGAGTTGAGCAGCTCTCCGGGCGTCATCGCGCGCGGGCGGAAGGCCACGTTGTAGCCGTTGAAGAACTCCCAGCCGCGGTCCTCGAGCAGCCGGCCCTCGCTGAGCAGCTCGTCGTAGAGCGGCGTGCCCTGGAAGGGGGTGAGGATGGAGAGGAAGGGCACGTCCACGCCGATCTCGTCGAGGTTCTCGGCCATCTGCAGGATGCTCTCGGGCGTGTCGCCGTCGAAGCCGGAGATGAAGCCCGCCATCACGCAGATGCCGCGCTCGTGCAGCCGCTCGACGGAGGCGCGGTAGGTGGCAATCTTGTTCTGGCGCTTGTTGGCCTGCTTCAGGCTCTCCGCGCCGAAGCTCTCGATGCCGAAGAAGATGCCGATGCAGCCGGAGGCCTCGAGGTCGTCGAGCAGCGCGCGATCATTCGCGATGTCGAGGCTGGCCTGGGTGAGCCACCACTTCTTCTCGGGCACCATGGCGCGCAGCAGGGCGTGGGCGTAGGGCCGGTGGATGGTGAGGTTGTCGTCCCAGAACCACACCACCTTGCGCTGCCAGGCGTGCTCGAAGTCGTCGTAGCGGATGTCGCGCAGCACCTCCTCCACGGGCCGCATCCGGAAGCCCGGGTTGAGCGTGGGCACGGTGCAGAACGAGCAGCGGTAGGGGCAGCCGCGCGTCGCCTGCACCACGCGCGGCACGAAGAAGCGGTCGCCGAGCAGGTCGTAGCGCGGCGTGGGCAGGCCGCGCATGGAGTGTGGGCCGCCCTGGTAGCGGCGCTGCAGGGCGCCACGCTCCGCGTCCGCGAGCAGCGTCGGCCATACGGCATCGGCCTCGCCCAGCACCACGGCGTCCACGTGCCGCAGCGCCTCCTGCGCCGCGTACGTCACGTGCGGCCCGCCCGCGACCACCTTCTTGCCGCGGCTGCGGAAGGCATCGGCGAGCCGGTACGCCTCGGGGGCGAAGCCGGAGAAGAAGGACAGCGCCACGAGGTCCGCATCCGTGTCGAGGTCCACCGGCTGCACCTGCTGGTGGATGACCCGGACCTCGTGGCCCGGCGGCGTGAGCGCAGCGAGGTGGATGCCGGTGATGGGCGGCACGAAGTCCAGCTCGTGCCCCTGCCGGTAGCGCTGCACGTAGACGACGACGATGTCGATCTTCATGCGCACGAAGGTAGCCACCGGCAGCAGGGCGAAGGGCGTCGCGCCGCACGAGCGGCCGGCGGAGGCCCGCGAGCGGCTGCCCCGCGAACCCGAGTGGTCGGAGCGCGAGGGGCCCGGATGCCGGACACCTCGGGTCCCTGTACGCCGGAGGGGCCGCGCGATGGGGTAGCGTCACGAGATACCCCCGAGCAGCGGAGCCCCCATGCGAACGATGTTGCTGGCGCTGGTGACGAGCAGCGTCCTGATGTCCACCGCCCACGCCCAAGGCACGGCGAAGCCCGCCGCCTCCGCGCAGCCGAAGACCGAGGACGAGAAGGCCTTCTACGCGCTGGGCTTCCGCTTCGGCGAGTCGCTCGCGGTGCTGCAGCTGAGCCCCTCGGAGCTCGAGGTGCTCAAGCGCGGCCTCGGTGATGCGCGCGCGGGCGCCCCCGCGGCGGTGGACCTCGCGCAGTACGAGCCCAAGCTGCAGGACATCGCCCGCGGGCGCCAGGGCAAGGCGAACGAGGCGACGCTCGCGCGGGCGGCGCAGGAGAAGGGCGCGCAGAAGCTGCCCTCGGGCGTGGTCTACCGCGAGCTGCAGGCGGGCTCTGGCCGCGCTCCAGCCGCGA
This genomic interval from Aggregicoccus sp. 17bor-14 contains the following:
- a CDS encoding S9 family peptidase, which produces MRSALPAVTLLLVLCGCASTPAAPSAPKEASDGDVVAREPCPVPQDRAAFDAEMRDYLQEDLEQAGLQAELAARPVESLFPPADFTRLQAAAREGRCERVLYRVGALRVRGFVLRPPQASQGPHPVLLWLRGGNADYGRIGTFGLVQMQDFTDAGFVVVATQYRGADGGDGADEVGGADLADVRALVPLARAVPGADVSRLYLLGGSRGGMEGLMAIRAGLPVRAAAMRSGQYDFEMSLADRPDLEAEVYAKRIPEWSRDRAAAIARRSARQWAGELHVPLLLLHAEQDWRVRLAQSQRFAEALQAAGTPHALVVYPRDEHQLALHRREWVQAAVDWFRRYGAFGPPADAAPRAAP
- a CDS encoding DUF4070 domain-containing protein, producing the protein MADIVLVNPRFEPSFWGMEHVLPLLGKRASMPVAALPLLAALTPAPHRVRILDENVTPLDLDALARADIVGLTGMVVQRERMRELLAALKARGAFTVVGGPWASVHEEDFQGLADVVFVGEAEGTWPRFLAEWAEGRHSARYQQLERTDLTRLPTPRYDLLDLRPYLFGSLQFTRGCPFQCEFCDIIVTFGRKPRLKLPGQVVAELEALRARGVRHVFVVDDNLVGNKRAVRPLLDAVAAWQRERGYPLVLFTEASLDLAEDADLMARMVEANVVSVFVGVESPDEAALLEAKKLQNVRPRAGTLLSRVRAIQDAGLEVWAGMIVGFDADTPEVFARQVAFAREARIAHVMAGMLSAIPKTPLHARLAREGRLDLAERPAYGTNVIPLRMSREALRDGYIGLMEALYQPEAYFERVEALFLEGRLDYGRGRARYWQTHPWRRRASQARDLATALVLAARLLARLPDPALRREYTRRLSRAWAQRPEPELLLLFVVKCACHFHYHQLVRRLRAGELRNSF
- a CDS encoding radical SAM protein, which encodes MATFVRMKIDIVVVYVQRYRQGHELDFVPPITGIHLAALTPPGHEVRVIHQQVQPVDLDTDADLVALSFFSGFAPEAYRLADAFRSRGKKVVAGGPHVTYAAQEALRHVDAVVLGEADAVWPTLLADAERGALQRRYQGGPHSMRGLPTPRYDLLGDRFFVPRVVQATRGCPYRCSFCTVPTLNPGFRMRPVEEVLRDIRYDDFEHAWQRKVVWFWDDNLTIHRPYAHALLRAMVPEKKWWLTQASLDIANDRALLDDLEASGCIGIFFGIESFGAESLKQANKRQNKIATYRASVERLHERGICVMAGFISGFDGDTPESILQMAENLDEIGVDVPFLSILTPFQGTPLYDELLSEGRLLEDRGWEFFNGYNVAFRPRAMTPGELLNSHRQLWRRAFSLRASAARVAKRLGRLRAGAQLMSACMNGFYALKALRGNEPVDMATRTAYRDAALPEHVRIDARPAPVKLTVPVPTSAAR
- a CDS encoding FKBP-type peptidyl-prolyl cis-trans isomerase codes for the protein MRTMLLALVTSSVLMSTAHAQGTAKPAASAQPKTEDEKAFYALGFRFGESLAVLQLSPSELEVLKRGLGDARAGAPAAVDLAQYEPKLQDIARGRQGKANEATLARAAQEKGAQKLPSGVVYRELQAGSGRAPAASDTVKVNYRGTLITGEEFDSSYKRGEPAEFPLNGVISCWTEGLQRMKVGGKAKLTCPASKAYGSQPPPGSRIPPDAVLQFDVELVGISGK